The following proteins are co-located in the Paludibaculum fermentans genome:
- a CDS encoding NIPSNAP family protein — protein MLPAEGKESAPHYYLLEQYYLKNGTQAARIADYLKNGPIEASARLGVPGPRFVLEAVAAPHMPQIACISAYASIDEMRDARKKLSADSKLQAALSQWEAGDEPPYESYSEVLLEAAPYTPPLEATTPGKPRIFELRLYHSPTEKQLKALHERFAGPEIKIFHRNGIHPVLYSSTLIGPSKPNLVYLTPFDDLAAREKAWAAFGADPDWIKARAESIAKAGQISSIMQISLFKGTAYSPVR, from the coding sequence ATGCTGCCAGCCGAAGGCAAAGAATCCGCACCCCATTACTACCTGCTCGAACAGTACTACCTCAAGAATGGCACGCAAGCTGCCCGTATTGCCGACTACCTCAAAAACGGCCCGATTGAGGCTTCGGCCCGCTTAGGCGTGCCCGGACCGCGCTTTGTCCTGGAGGCCGTCGCCGCTCCGCACATGCCGCAGATCGCGTGCATCAGCGCCTATGCCTCCATCGACGAAATGCGGGACGCGCGGAAGAAGCTCAGTGCGGACTCGAAGCTGCAAGCCGCTCTTTCTCAATGGGAAGCGGGGGACGAGCCGCCCTACGAGAGCTACTCCGAAGTACTCCTGGAGGCCGCTCCGTACACGCCACCGCTCGAAGCCACCACACCCGGCAAGCCGCGCATCTTCGAGCTTCGCCTCTACCATTCGCCCACCGAGAAGCAGTTGAAGGCACTGCACGAACGCTTCGCCGGTCCCGAGATCAAGATCTTCCACCGCAACGGAATCCATCCGGTGCTGTACAGTTCCACGCTGATCGGGCCCAGCAAGCCGAACCTCGTCTACCTGACGCCGTTCGACGACCTCGCCGCGCGCGAAAAAGCCTGGGCGGCCTTCGGAGCCGATCCGGATTGGATCAAGGCGCGGGCGGAATCCATCGCCAAGGCGGGTCAGATCTCCAGCATCATGCAGATCTCGCTCTTCAAAGGCACGGCCTATTCGCCGGTGCGCTGA